Proteins encoded in a region of the Kwoniella botswanensis chromosome 2, complete sequence genome:
- a CDS encoding V-type ATPase, C subunit: MGYYASGLLVSSTSLATVIGLYLLFTGQGESFNVGKFLAESSPYAWALTGIGLCIGLSVTGAAWGIFVTGASILGGGIRAPRISTKNLISIIFCEVVAIYGVIIAIIYSSRVNGDVENLYTANNYYTGFALFWGGLTVGICNLLCGISVGITGSTAALADAADPQLFVKILIVEIFGSVLGLFGLIVGLLVSGKAEDFA, translated from the exons ATGGGCTATTACGCTTCGGGCCTGCTTGTCTCTTCGACTTCCCTCGCCACCGTCATCGGactctatcttctcttcacaG GTCAAGGAGAGTCATTCAACGTTGGTAAATTCCTCGCAGAGTCTAGTCCATATGCGTGGGCTCTCACAGGTATCGGACTCTGTATCGGTTTGAGCGTGACAGGCGCTGCGTG GGGTATCTTTGTCACTGGTGCTTCGATCTTGGGTGGTGGTATCAGAGCACCCAGAATCAGTACTAAGAATCTTATCTC CATCATTTTCTGTGAAGTCGTGGCCATCTACG GTGTTATCATTGCGATCATATACTCCTCTCGAGTTAACGGAGATGTCGAGAACCTTTATACTGCCAATAACTACTATACCG GATTTGCCTTGTTCTGGGGTGGTCTTACCGTCGGTATCTGCAACTTGCTCTGTGGTATCTCAGTCGGTATCACCGGTTCTACTGCTGCTCTTGCCGATGCAGCAGATCCACAACTCTTCGTCAAAATCCTTATCGTAGAG ATCTTTGGATCCGTCCTTGGTCTTTTCGGTCTTATTG TCGGTTTGCTCGTA TCCGGTAAAGCTGAAGACTTCGCATAA
- a CDS encoding 3-O-alpha-D-mannopyranosyl-alpha-D-mannopyranose xylosylphosphotransferase, with amino-acid sequence MDGHMPPILKAGTDPSANDKCVLDLDRCFGSFWSREEDVPSADVFKRLTFQYPECGDCLLMALVTASGPLGLSAFFPPKGTTFETAPLSPGQSYPRYLPPPHLPLTPTWHEADFSLEAVMSTTALPGEAVDLREYTMKLLSRYQYLSAKSESHFHMLKSAEHAHRVFKMIQDNPRVSILGLNDDIEQDYDEVKGIMLDWFTLRWPRKAVWERGWDPVKDKLEE; translated from the exons ATGGACGGACATATGCCTCCTATTCTCAAAGCAGGAACAGACCCTTCAGCAAACGACAAGTGTGTCTTGGACCTGGATCGATGTTTTGGATCTTTCTGGTcgagagaggaggatgtacCTTCTGCCGATGTGTTcaagcgactcaccttccaatatCCTGAATGTGGTGATTGTC TACTCATGGCATTGGTGACTGCTTCCGGACCATTGGGACTATCTGCGTTCTTCCCTCCGAAAGGAACGACCTTTGAAACTGCACCACTATCTCCCGGCCAATCTTACCCAAGAtatctaccaccacctcatctcccGCTCACGCCCACATGGCACGAAGCCGACTTTTCCTTGGAGGCAGTCATGTCGACGACCGCCTTGCCCGGTGAAGCAGTGGACTTACGAGAATATACCATGAAGCTACTTTCACGATATCAATACTTATCTG CAAAATCTGAATCGCATTTCCACATGCTCAAATCCGCCGAACACGCTCATAGGGTCTTCAAGATGATACAAGATAACCCACGTGTCAGTATCTTGGGcttgaatgatgatatagaACAAGATTATGACGAGGTCAAAGGAATCATGCTGGACTGGTTTACCCTGAGATGGCCAAGGAAAGCCGTATGGGAGCGGGGCTGGGATCCTGTGAAAGACAAGTTGGAGGAATGA